Proteins encoded within one genomic window of Bacillus sp. F19:
- the lepB gene encoding signal peptidase I, translated as MKENMKNEIWSWTKSLLFAVVIAFICREFLFAPVLVEGKSMQPTFEDQNRLIISKTSEIGRFDKVVFHSPEPGKDYIKRVIGLPGDTVEMKQDTLYINGKKYDEPYLAASKQKLPEGELLTEDFQATVPEDAYFVMGDNRRQSRDSREIGPVSEKEMIGEVKLRFFPLNEAGIPE; from the coding sequence ATGAAGGAAAACATGAAAAACGAAATTTGGAGCTGGACGAAATCGCTCCTGTTTGCTGTCGTCATTGCTTTTATTTGCAGAGAATTCCTTTTTGCGCCGGTCTTGGTGGAAGGAAAGTCTATGCAGCCGACGTTTGAAGATCAAAACCGGCTGATTATCTCCAAAACGAGCGAAATCGGGCGTTTTGACAAGGTGGTCTTTCACTCGCCGGAGCCAGGAAAAGATTACATCAAGCGTGTCATCGGACTTCCAGGTGATACGGTTGAAATGAAACAGGATACTTTATACATTAACGGAAAGAAATACGATGAGCCTTATCTGGCTGCATCCAAGCAGAAACTCCCTGAGGGTGAACTGCTGACTGAAGACTTTCAGGCAACCGTTCCTGAAGATGCCTACTTTGTCATGGGAGATAACCGGAGACAAAGCAGGGACAGCCGTGAGATAGGCCCGGTTTCTGAGAAGGAAATGATTGGTGAAGTAAAGCTGCGGTTTTTCCCATTAAATGAAGCAGGTATTCCTGAATAA
- a CDS encoding carboxymuconolactone decarboxylase family protein: MEQRINYMRTNREVIKLMSQLEEYKKATGIDNKLIELIKIRASQINGCAYCLDMHTKDARANGETEQRIYCLNAWREAPFYLEPERAALELTEAVTAISANGVPDDLYERVLLHFDEKQYIDLVTIIITINGWNRLAISSKSIPGHYKPAAEK, from the coding sequence ATGGAGCAACGTATTAACTACATGCGGACAAATCGGGAAGTTATCAAATTAATGAGTCAATTGGAGGAGTACAAGAAAGCAACGGGAATTGATAACAAGTTAATCGAATTGATTAAAATTCGTGCGTCTCAAATCAATGGGTGTGCTTACTGCTTGGATATGCACACAAAGGATGCCCGGGCAAATGGTGAAACCGAACAAAGAATTTACTGTTTGAATGCTTGGCGTGAGGCACCATTCTATCTTGAACCGGAAAGGGCAGCGCTAGAATTAACGGAAGCAGTCACAGCCATTTCGGCAAACGGTGTACCAGATGATCTATATGAGCGGGTACTCCTTCATTTTGATGAAAAACAATATATCGATCTCGTTACCATAATCATCACGATCAACGGCTGGAACCGTTTGGCCATTTCATCCAAAAGCATACCCGGACACTACAAGCCTGCAGCAGAAAAGTAA
- a CDS encoding PLP-dependent aminotransferase family protein — MFSIDWKPNKSSPVPLHKQITEFMKEKISNGEWTIGYKLPPQRTLAKAFEVNRSTVVTAFDELTAEGLIEGKTGSGTRVVNNTWNLLATAPPPDWSSYVNSGIHEPNLPTVQEINQAEFIPDIIRLGTGELSPELMPSSSMKQVFEKLSTGEISYGYEEPKGLLPLREQISSYLKTIGIQASPSSILIVSGALQALQLISVGLLHKGSTVLTEKPSYLNSLHVFQSAGMQLVGIPLDKEGIKANHIPQYKKQHKAALLYTIPSFHNPTGTLMTAERRDQLLNICQQQQLPIIEDDVYQELWFDEKPPKPLKAFDKNGLDLYLGSLSKSLSPGLRIGWIVGPEPVIEHLADIKMQTDYGSSSLSQWAAAEWFSSGLYDQHLKEIRKQLKIRRDFTLSTLNQYFSSIATWEKPSGGFYVWVRLLPSISIRKLFEHALAEGILLNPGNVYDNQADQYLRISYSFASLSSLEDGLRRLSIIVRRLIE, encoded by the coding sequence ATGTTTTCAATCGATTGGAAGCCAAATAAGTCTTCACCTGTACCATTACATAAACAAATAACTGAATTTATGAAAGAAAAAATATCGAATGGAGAATGGACGATAGGATATAAGCTCCCTCCTCAACGCACGTTAGCAAAAGCTTTTGAAGTAAACCGAAGTACAGTTGTAACGGCTTTTGATGAATTAACAGCGGAAGGACTTATTGAAGGAAAAACCGGCAGTGGAACTAGAGTGGTTAATAATACATGGAACCTTTTAGCAACTGCCCCTCCCCCGGATTGGAGTTCCTACGTAAATTCTGGCATTCACGAACCCAACTTGCCAACGGTTCAAGAAATAAATCAAGCTGAATTTATTCCTGACATAATCCGTTTAGGAACGGGAGAATTATCACCAGAACTCATGCCAAGCTCTTCAATGAAACAAGTTTTCGAAAAATTGTCTACTGGAGAAATATCTTATGGCTATGAAGAACCGAAGGGGCTGTTGCCACTCAGAGAGCAAATAAGCAGCTATTTAAAAACAATTGGAATTCAAGCTTCACCATCTTCCATTTTAATCGTTTCAGGTGCTTTACAAGCCCTTCAGCTTATTAGTGTTGGTTTATTACATAAAGGATCTACTGTATTAACAGAAAAGCCATCGTATCTAAATTCACTGCATGTCTTCCAGTCAGCAGGTATGCAATTAGTCGGCATCCCGTTAGATAAAGAAGGAATTAAAGCCAATCATATTCCACAATATAAAAAACAGCATAAAGCTGCTTTACTTTATACAATTCCTTCTTTTCACAATCCTACTGGAACTTTAATGACTGCTGAAAGACGTGATCAATTGTTAAACATCTGCCAACAACAACAATTGCCTATAATTGAGGATGATGTTTACCAGGAATTATGGTTTGATGAAAAACCGCCAAAACCGCTTAAGGCTTTTGACAAAAATGGACTTGATCTATATTTGGGAAGTTTATCTAAATCTTTAAGTCCAGGTCTTCGAATTGGCTGGATCGTTGGTCCAGAACCAGTTATTGAGCACTTAGCAGATATTAAAATGCAAACCGATTATGGTTCCAGTTCTTTATCACAGTGGGCTGCAGCAGAATGGTTTTCCAGCGGACTTTATGATCAGCATCTTAAAGAAATAAGAAAACAGCTTAAAATACGAAGAGATTTTACATTAAGTACTTTAAATCAGTATTTTTCCAGTATTGCAACATGGGAAAAGCCAAGTGGAGGATTTTATGTTTGGGTACGTTTATTACCGTCCATCTCTATAAGAAAACTTTTTGAACATGCACTTGCAGAAGGCATATTACTAAACCCGGGAAACGTCTATGATAATCAGGCTGACCAGTATTTGCGCATTTCCTATTCCTTTGCATCTCTTTCAAGTTTAGAAGATGGTCTGCGCCGTTTATCAATTATAGTAAGAAGACTAATCGAATAG
- a CDS encoding RNA polymerase sigma-70 factor encodes MELDTLYKTYQPFLFSIAYRMLGSVTDAEDIVHDLFLQLKIDTVQIKDLKAYLAKVTTNRCLNFLKSARKRREIYTGPWLPEPRVHQTEQPLDKIVTDETVSYAFLVLLDQLSPVERAVFVLREAFAYDYRDIAGMLEKTEVNCRKIYSRAKRKLKNDMPVHPENTERVDLLAKTFIKASMTGNFEKFIDILTEDVVLVTDGGGKVISALNPIVNKQRVSAFLKGISAKGSFIGELLPVMVNGQKGILQVKEGHPIKVICFELDSKQKNVRRIFIVSNPDKLNHIPVP; translated from the coding sequence ATGGAGTTGGATACATTATATAAGACATATCAACCGTTTCTTTTTTCCATTGCGTACCGGATGCTTGGATCAGTTACCGACGCAGAAGATATCGTTCATGATTTATTCCTGCAGCTTAAGATTGACACCGTTCAAATTAAGGACTTGAAGGCATATCTTGCGAAAGTGACGACGAATCGTTGTCTGAATTTTTTAAAATCAGCCCGTAAGAGAAGAGAAATATACACAGGGCCCTGGTTGCCTGAGCCTCGGGTACACCAAACAGAGCAGCCTTTAGATAAGATTGTAACAGACGAAACAGTTTCTTATGCCTTTCTCGTTTTGCTGGATCAACTATCACCTGTCGAAAGAGCAGTGTTCGTTCTTAGAGAAGCATTTGCTTATGACTATCGGGATATTGCTGGGATGCTGGAAAAGACTGAAGTAAATTGCAGAAAAATCTACAGCCGTGCTAAGCGGAAATTAAAGAATGATATGCCTGTCCATCCGGAGAATACTGAACGTGTTGATCTCCTGGCAAAAACATTCATAAAAGCATCGATGACCGGAAATTTTGAGAAATTTATTGATATTCTTACAGAGGATGTTGTACTTGTTACCGACGGCGGAGGAAAAGTGATTTCTGCATTAAATCCAATTGTAAACAAACAGCGCGTATCTGCCTTTCTTAAAGGAATTTCCGCTAAAGGAAGTTTCATAGGAGAACTTCTTCCGGTGATGGTCAATGGTCAGAAAGGAATCTTACAAGTAAAAGAGGGGCATCCTATCAAAGTCATCTGCTTTGAATTAGATTCAAAACAAAAAAATGTCCGGAGAATCTTTATTGTTTCAAATCCGGATAAATTAAATCATATTCCTGTTCCTTAA
- a CDS encoding 5'-nucleotidase C-terminal domain-containing protein, with protein sequence MNRFFLVLLSFVIAISSLLISDLRVEAKEYPRKATVLYFNDAHEISPVVNQFGDRGGVARLKTAIDRVRKENKHTIAAFGGDLGGGTLFGAVYQGFPMVEAFNEINIDIANFGQHDFDFGSDATKKLVKQSEFQWISSNLTDSEGKPFVDVPTYKIINKQGIKIGVISLTDNMNTTSLDGQVVQQDLIQSAKNAVEKIKETKKADVIIALTQETLEKDEQLLSAVPEIDAVFTEEQAEDQSFIHEYENNRYIFAPEGNLGSMIRLDITKDGKEIQLKPEVIEVDHTVPEDPKLKEIANYYQDKLDEELGKTIAKLETPLIYGDNHEARFQETNIGNFVADGYRSYYNADIGIMNGGGIRSSIPAGEFTLRDAYSILPFQNKVILADVKGETIRTALENGVSRVENLGGGFLQVSGMQYSYNPTKPVGSRVENILVNNEPIDMQKTYKVAMLNYIFNGGDGYTMFKDSNLLVDEANARTDAEVLIEYAKKLGVINVKTEDRIKVIQ encoded by the coding sequence ATGAATCGCTTTTTTCTTGTCCTATTAAGTTTTGTCATAGCTATTAGCTCTTTGCTAATAAGTGATTTAAGAGTGGAAGCTAAAGAGTATCCTCGAAAAGCAACGGTATTGTATTTTAATGATGCTCATGAAATTAGTCCAGTAGTCAATCAATTTGGAGATCGAGGCGGTGTCGCAAGGCTAAAAACAGCAATTGATCGTGTTCGAAAAGAAAATAAACATACGATAGCAGCATTTGGAGGAGACTTAGGTGGAGGTACTTTATTTGGAGCTGTGTACCAAGGCTTTCCAATGGTAGAAGCATTTAATGAAATAAACATTGATATTGCAAATTTTGGTCAGCATGATTTTGATTTCGGATCTGATGCGACAAAAAAATTGGTTAAGCAATCAGAATTTCAATGGATTTCTTCAAACCTTACAGATTCAGAAGGAAAACCATTTGTTGATGTTCCAACCTACAAGATTATTAATAAACAGGGAATTAAAATCGGTGTTATTAGTCTTACTGATAATATGAATACTACATCTTTAGATGGTCAAGTTGTACAACAAGATCTTATCCAGTCGGCCAAAAATGCAGTTGAAAAGATTAAAGAAACGAAAAAAGCAGACGTTATTATTGCTTTAACACAAGAAACATTAGAGAAGGATGAACAATTATTATCAGCAGTTCCTGAAATTGATGCCGTGTTTACGGAAGAACAAGCTGAGGATCAATCATTTATACATGAATATGAGAATAATCGTTACATATTTGCTCCAGAAGGAAACCTTGGCTCAATGATTCGATTAGATATTACAAAAGACGGAAAAGAAATTCAACTGAAACCAGAAGTAATAGAGGTCGATCATACGGTACCTGAAGATCCAAAATTAAAAGAGATTGCAAATTATTATCAAGATAAGTTAGATGAGGAGCTAGGAAAAACCATCGCCAAATTAGAGACTCCTCTTATTTATGGAGATAACCATGAAGCGAGATTTCAGGAAACGAATATTGGCAATTTTGTAGCTGATGGCTATCGCTCTTATTATAACGCCGATATCGGTATCATGAATGGTGGAGGAATCCGATCTAGTATTCCTGCTGGAGAATTTACTTTGCGTGATGCTTACTCAATTCTTCCTTTTCAAAATAAAGTCATCCTTGCAGACGTAAAAGGAGAAACCATTCGAACTGCTCTTGAGAACGGAGTATCAAGAGTCGAAAATCTAGGTGGCGGATTTTTACAAGTCTCAGGCATGCAATATTCTTATAACCCTACTAAACCAGTGGGATCAAGAGTAGAAAATATTTTAGTTAACAATGAACCGATTGACATGCAAAAAACTTACAAAGTAGCCATGTTAAATTATATATTTAACGGTGGAGACGGATACACGATGTTCAAAGATAGTAATTTACTCGTTGATGAGGCAAATGCTCGAACAGATGCGGAAGTCTTAATAGAATACGCCAAAAAATTAGGTGTAATTAATGTAAAAACAGAAGACAGAATTAAAGTAATACAATAG